One uncultured Carboxylicivirga sp. genomic window, ACCCATTTATATCGGTGAACATACTTCTCTCCTGAATTATCATCTATGGTTGAATAAAATGTACGGTTTAGATTTCCTGACCCTTGAAATGTCCACTTGTCATTTAACTGATACTCTATTAAAGCAAAAACATTTATATACGATCGGTTAATTTCATTGGTATTAAGCAATTCATCTTTGCTTTCAGCATCCACACTGTAGAATGATAAATCGTTTTGTTCCCACATTAGTTCAGCACCAACATCGGTTCTGAAACCGTTATTTATATATGTAAATTTATTTCTCAGACCTAATCCTGATCGTGTTTCATCCAATCTGTTAAAAGGCCTTAGTTCATTTAGGTCGGAGTAATTATAGAAAAGGTTTAGTACATTGTTTGCCTTAGAAGATATTGGAGAACTAAATCCCAGGTTAGCTAAATGTTTGTTTGATTCTTCGTACCCTTTTATCGCTTTCCATGTATAAGCGGCTTTCTTAGGATCTTCAAAAAAATTAGTACTATCAATTGAACTAGGAATTTGTCCATTCAGATACCTGAAATTATATAAGAAATGAAGATAACTTTTACCTACTGATTGCTTCACTTTAATAGTGAAATTGTAACGATCAAACTCACTGTTTTCACGCCAACCATAAGTATGTAGTTGTCCAATAGAAAAAGTATACAATCCTGTTTGGTTTAATTTGAAACCTACATCAAGTTGGTTTGATAGGGTTGAAAAACTTCCATATTCACTCTTGAACTTCATAGTATTTTTTGCCAAAAGTGAACTCCACGGATCAATAAAAATAACACCGCCTAATCCTCCTCCATACAAAGCCGAAGAGGGCCCTTTCAAAACCTGCAGAGCACTAATATCACTTAATGATAAGTCTTCGATAGATGTTACGCCATCTCCATTCGTTAATGGCATTTCGCCCCAATATGCTTTGATTCGGTTACTTTCATAGGGAGTTCTTGATCCAACTCCCCGGATAGTTATCCGGTTGGTACTCATAGTTCCCTGCTGCATAATAACACCCGGAACAGTATTGATCTGCTCTGACAATTGATAGCTATTCCCTGATAAAATCTGAAGAGAATCGATCATAGAAACAGCTCCGGGCCAACGCTCCTGTTTTTGAATATAAACAGGAGCATTAATCACTATTTCGTTAATATATTTTGTATGTCTGGTTGATAAAGTATCATTCTGACCCGTTACCAAAATAGAACAAATTAATACCAAACCAAAAGAAATTAATAACCGGCGGGCAATCATATTTATTGTGGGATCAGTTTTAATATTTTACCTGGTTTTTCAACTGCAACATAAATATAACCATCCGGACTCATCTCAACATTTCGTACCCTTCCAATTCCTTCGAGCAGCCGTTCCTGATTGACCACCTTTTCACCATCTAATTCAACACGATGCAAATAATGAAAACTTAATGACCCGGTTAAAATATTGTTTTTCCAGTTTGGATATCGGTCTCCTTTCACAAAAGTCATTCCGCAAGGTGCGATTGAAGGAATCCAATAAATAATGGGCTGCTCCATTCCAGCTTTGGCAGTATCAATGGTAAAAGTTGTTCCGTTATAATTAATTCCAAATGAAATAACAGGCCATCCATAATTCTTACCTTTCTCAATCAGGTTGAGTTCATCACCTCCTTTAGGACCATGTTCATCGGTCCAGATGCGACCTGTAAACGGATGCATGCAAACACCCTGAGGATTACGATGACCATAGGAATAAATAGTAGGACGAGCGTCTTTATCATTCACAAACGGATTATCATCAGGTATACTACCATCATCGTTAATACGATGAATTTTTCCACAATCGTTATCTAAATACTGAGGATGTCGGTCACGATTTCCCCTGTCGCCAACAGAAAAGTACAAATATCCATCTTTATCAAATTCAAGTTTTGAACCATAATGATGACGTGTCTCTGTTTGCGGCATTGCCAAAAATATTCTTTCCTGATCAACCAACTGATTGCCTTTTAAGCGGGCCCGCATCACTGCAGTACTCGCGAGTTTCGGATCCTCTTCGTTTGGAGAAGAATACGTAAAATAAAGCCATCCGTTTTTTTCATAATCAGGATGCAACTCAATATCCAGCAAACCTCCCTGTCCTTTCGCAACAATCTCTGGCAATCCAGTTATCTCTTGTTCTTCACCACTCTTTGTAAAACGGATCATTTTTCCATCCCGCTCATTGATTAATAAATCTCCATTGGGAAGGAATTCCAAGCCCCAAGGCACATCCAATCCATCTACAACAGTTTCAACAGTAAAATCCTGTACCTCACTATGATGAACACCTGACTCACTAATGGTATACTCTTCCTCTTTTTCATCAGTTTGTGATGAAAGCTGCTTGATATAATCAGCTAATCCGTAGATCTGATCATCTGATAATCCATCCTGAAATGATGGCATACCATATGATTGACGGCCGTTTTTAATACTATTGAATATTTCATCCCGACCATTGCCAAAAAACCATTTTCTATTAACAAAGGAAGATTTTTGAGCGTTATGACAGCCCATGCAATAGTTTTTAAACAGTTCTTCTGATTCCTGAATTGGAATGGCTTTGGGTTCAGTTGGCTTCAGCCAGATAAAACCAACGGCTATTAATGCAAATAAGATAAAGGTAGTTAAAACAATCTTTTTCATGATGATAAGGTGTATTAATAACGTTCTAATACATACAACAAATCATCAGTTAGAATGTTAAGCACAAGCACATTTATCTTTGCTTTAATCTCGAATAGTTTACAACATATATTCCGGCAAATACAACAATGCCTCCGGAAATTTGCCAAACAGAAAGTGATTCGCCCAAAATAAGCCAGGCAAAAAAAGCGGTTAGCACAGGTTGGCCCAAAAGTGTTGGCGATACAGTTGTTGCTCTCAAATAACCCTGTGCGTAATTAATGAGTGTCCAACCAATTACATGAATACCTATACCATAAACTAAATAGATGACCCATGTTCTATCGCTATATCCTGTAAAACTAAAGTCTGAGAAACAAACTATAACACCCAATACCAAGGCAGCCGAGAAAGAGGTGATTGACAAATATTGCAAGGTATCCATCAATTGACGACCTTTTTGAGTAATCAGATAATAAGTCCCATAAAACATACCGGCAATAAGGCTTAATAATATGCTGACTAACAACCCGTCTTTGCTAATATAACTATGAGAAACCATTAGCAATATACCTATTAGCGTTATAGTCAGTCCAATCCAGAAGCCCTTCCTTTGCTTTTCCTTAAAGAATATCATTGCTCCAAAACCAACCCATAAAGGGGCAAGATTGGCCATTAATGTTGGTATAGTAGCATTACTTATTTCTATTGCGGTTGACCATAATGCCGTATCAAAACCAAATGCAATGCCTCCTAAAATTGCCATCCCTATCCCTTTGGTTGGTATCACAACAATTTTTCTATAGCGAAAAAGAAAAGGTATGATAAGCACCAATGATGCGATAAAAACCCTGTAGAAGGCAGTTATCAGACCTGGAGCTTCAGCCGATTTAATTAGAATAGCCGAAAAACCTATAATTATAAGGCCAGCAAACATGGCTGCATATGCCTTAACAATAATTTTGCGGTCCATTATTTTACTCTGCGAGATTTAAAAATAATTGTGTAACTATAAAAGGCCAAAGCCAACCAAATAAAACTAAATGCAATCTTTTGTTCCAACGGAAAGCCTTCCTTATAAATATAAATACCAAGTAATAACATAATTGTTGGACCAATGTATTGCATAAAACCTACAGAAGTTAATGTAATACGTTTTGCCCCTTGAGCAAACCAATAAAGTGGCAAGGTTGTAACCACACCTGCTAAAATCAACAATGTGTCTGTTAGTATATCTCCTGCAAATAGATGACCTGTTCCATCAACCATCTTCCAAACAACATACGTTAATGCAAAAGGAGTCAACACCAAGGTTTCTATTGCAAGAGCAGGTAATGAATCAACTCCACTTTTCTTCTTTAATAAGCCATATAAACCAAACGAAAACGCAAGATAAACAGCAATCCATGGGAATTGACCATAATCGACTGTAAGATATAAAACAGAAACAGCCGCTAATAATAAGGCTATTAGTTGTATTTTACTCAATCTTTCTTGTAAAAAAATCATACCCAAGACCACATTGACCAATGGAGTAATGTAATAACCCAGACTTGCCTCCACAATTTGTCCTGCATTAACAGCATAAATATATACACCCCAATTGCTGCCTACTAGCAAACCTGTGATTATTAGTGTTAGTAAGGACTTTTTATTTTTAAAAATAGCCCCCAGATGAAGTTTACCTCTGATATATAAGAAAACCACAACAAAAATTAGTGACCAGAGAATCCTATGAGCTAGAATTTCTATAGCAGGCAGATGCGACAGTAATTTCCAGTATATCGGCAGTAAGCCCCAACTCACAAAAGCCTGCGCTGTATAAAGATAGCCTTTAGCCTGTCCTTGATTATCATTTGTCATGACCCGAAATTATTAAGGCAGCTAAGGTAGAAATAAAAGCAATTTAATTTCCGTAGAACAAAAAATCGTTTAAGTCGAGATATCCTCTCAACAATAAAAACAAAACGGATACTATTGATACGGCCAGAAAAAATGCCACAATTTTTTTTGTCAAATCAATACGATTCTCCCGAATCAACTTTTCCCGAAGAATTGTTCTTTGCTCGGGTGATAGCTCTTTTTGATGAGCAGGATGATGTCGGTAATTATGGGCTATCTTCTTACTGAGACCTGTGAATAATCGATCGCGCTTCTTCAACAATTCTCGGTTATTTCGCATTCGTTGGATCATATCCAACACATGACCAGCGTATGACATTTTAATTGGGTTTAATGTTTAGTCAAACACAACCGGTAAAGTATCATTCTTTGCCAATTGAAATAATTCTTCCATCTGCGATTGAACGATTCGATCTTCTGATAATTCAGGTAGACTGTCAAGTTTAAACCAGCCCGAATCTTCAATATCGAAAGCCCCTCGCAACTCCCCACCTGTCATACAACACAGAAAAACAATTTTATATACATAAAAAGGTGAGGCCGGATGATTGTGACAACGTTTATCATAAACAGCTAATAAACGGACAACTTCCGATTGAATCCCTGTCTCCTCCTCCACTTCTTTTACAGCAATTTCGGCAGGTGTAAAACCTATATCTGCCCAACCACCCGGAATAGTCCATTTACCATCCATCACTTCTTTCGCCATCAGTATTTCATCCTTCTCGTTGAGAATAAATCCACGGACATCTACTTTAGGAGTTGGATATTCTTTGGGAGGCAAGTAAAACCGATCAATAGTTTCAATAGGTTGATTAACAATTGCAGCCATTAATTCCTTACTCAAATCAATCAACTCCTGGTTACGTTCTATCTCATAGCCATTTTGAGCATAAACCAAACCTGTTTCGGCTAATGCTTTGATCCGTTTTATTGTATTTAAATAATCCATAGCTAAATGTACTCAATCTTATGCAGCTGCAAAACATAACAATGGAGAAAAAAATCAACCGAAGAAATAATTTAGAATATCCAAAAGTATCACCAATAACGCATATGAGAAAAGTACCATCATAATAATTCGTAACACTTTCATTTTCTTACTGTTCTTTAGCAAAAAATAGGCTCCCGAGGAAGCAATCATTAATAATATGGAATTGAGAACTGTCATACTTTTGCATATAGCTTAATATACTACATTTCAGACATTTTTCAATATTTTTCCACTTATAAAAATGATTTTTCAATTTTAACACTCTTTAATCTTTAAGAAGTTAGCTAATTCACTTATTTATTTACCTTTGTAAAGTATTTAAAAATGGATAGTTTGATTTTTGGCTGCTAGTTTGAATTACCTTCCGTCAGATAAGGTGCTTACCTTCCACATTTCAATTCTTCCCTTGTTTAAATCATTATTGTTTAATTAAGTGCTTCTGTAGCACAACGTTTTATTTTATGATGAATATTTTTATTTCGAACCTGACTTACGCTATCACTGATGGTGATTTACAGGAACTTTTCGAGGAGTATGGACAAGTAAGTTCAGCCAAAATTATCACTGACCGCGAAACTCGCAAATCAAGAGGCTTTGGCTTCGTTGAAATGCCTGATGCAGAAGCTGGTCGCAAAGCTATTGAAGAACTTGACCGTGCTGAGTACGATGGTCGTGTTATCAATGTAAAAGAAGCAGAAGCTCGTCCACAACGTAGCAACAACAACCGTGGTGGAAACGGTGGCGGTAACCGTCGTCGTTACTAGTATCTTGCTTAAAGAAATTAAAAAAGGCTGTTCGCAATGCGGACAGCCTTTTCTTTTTAAAGAATAATTTATACCAAACACTACCTTTTTAAGTTAGGTACTTTCCAAAAATTAACTATTTTTAAGTGCGGACCTCTTCAAACAATCAAAACCAACCTGTGTTTTCTTTTAAACAGATAAACCTAAACACTTAAAATGAAAGAATTTTTTACTCAAAATTTCAAAAGCGAAGATTTACTGTTACCGATTATTTTTTCAATACTGCTGCTAATTGCTGCATGGTTTGCCGGTGTTCTTTTAATTCGATTACTTCGAAAAGCAATACATCGTGAACATAACAGGGTTATTGAAAAGGTTGTAAAACTGGTTAAGACTCCCATTAAACTTTTAACTGTTGTATTAGCCATTAGTTTAATCAATTACTATTTTAAAGACTCAATTGACATTAACGGAGGCAAAATTATTTTCATAATACTGGTCTTTACCATTACCTATCTTGCAATAGCCATCATTCGTAGTATTAAGCACTTCATATTATCGAGCTATAACATACTGGATGCTGATAATTTAAAAGCCCGCAAGATTCACACTCAAATGCGTGTATTTGAGCGCTTGCTTATTTTTCTTGTCACATTTATAGGCATGTCGGTAGCGTTGTTAAGCTTCGAAAAAGTTCGTGAAATTGGATTAAGTCTTCTGGCATCGGCAGGTATTGCAGGTATTATCATTGGTTTTGCAGCACAAAAAAGTTTATCTCTTTTGTTAGCAGGTTTTCAGATTGCCATAACTCAACCCATACGACTTGATGATGTAGTTATTGTTGAAGGAGAATGGGGCTGGATAGAAGAAATTACCCTTACTTATGTGGTTGTTCGAATTTGGGATAAAAGAAGATTAATAGTACCTATCAATTATTTTATTGAAAAGCCATTTCAAAACTGGACTCGTCAGTCTGCAGATATTCTTGGAACCGTATTTATTTATGTTGATTATGGTTTCCCGGTTGAAAAAATGCGTGAGGAAATGAGCCGGATATTGCCGGATATTCAGGAATGGGATGGTGAAGTAAATGTACTGCAAGTAACAGATGCGACCGAAAAAACAATGGAACTAAGAGCCCTGGTAAGTGCTAAAGACTCGCCCAAAGCCTGGGATTTAAGAGTAAGGCTTCGTGAAGAGCTGATACAATTTATGCAGCGTGAATATCCTGACTACCTGCCAAAAGCAAGAATTGAATTTGAAAAAGAAAATAATTTAGACAGTAAAGAGAAGGTATTGGAATAATGATAAATTTGTATCTGTAACTACTAAACTCATTTCACATATGAATCTCAAAAGATCTAACCTATTGCTATTTTGTGCCTTAATAGTAACACCGCTATTTGCACAAAATCAAACAGAGCGTCTAAAAAATCATGTATACACACTTGCCTCCGACAGCCTGGAAGGAAGAGGACTGGGCACCGTAGGTAAGATAAAAGCATTCAACTACATTGCTGAACAATTTAAAGAAATTGGATTAACACCCTTATGCGAAAATTACCAGCATCAATTTACCTTTATGGAAAATCTGATGAGGGTACCTGCTACAAATGTTGTTGGTATGCTTGAAGGTAACGATCCTGAATTAAAATCGGAATACATAGTTATAGGAGCACATTACGATCATCTTGGTTATCGAGAAAAAGATGGTGAGAAAATAATTTACAATGGAGCCGACGATAACGCCTCCGGTGTTGCCACTGTAATCGAGACAGCCCGCTATCTCAAACAGAACCAATCAAAACTGAAATACAGTGTTATATTTGTTGCTTTCGATGCCGAAGAAAGCGGGTTAGTTGGATCAAGGTATTTTCTTTCAGACAAGGTGATTGATCCTGCCAAAGTAAAATTCATGTTCAGTGTAGACATGGTTGGCATGTATTCAAGCATTGGTAGTTTGCGCTTGCAGGGTATGGCGTTATTGAAAGATGGTGATGAGATGGCTCAATCAATAGCTATTAAAAACAAGCTGATAATTGCAAAAGCAAACACCACCAAAGTAGAGCTAACCGATACGAAATCTTTTGCCGACTATGGAATACCAGCCACACATTTATTTACAGGATTAAAATCACCTTATCACAAACCGGAAGACACAGCCGATAAACTTGATTATGAAGGAATGAATACGATTTGCACTTTTTTGTGCAAATTATCAGAAGAAATAGCAACTCAGGATATGCTGGTGGCTCATCGCAAAGCAACTCAGGAAATACCACCGGTTACCATTGGAGGGAAAATCGGGATGGGTTCAAGCAGACTTGTTTTTAACGATGAACAACTACAAACAATTCCTCGCTTTGCGATTGAGCCAGGATTATTTGCACAAATAAAAATAACCCGTTCGCTATTTTTACAACCCGAAGTTGTCTATGATATTCATAGTTACAAAGTAAACGACAGTAAAATAAACATGCAATCAATCACAACTCCTGTATCACTCATGCTTAAAACATATAACAATGATATGTTCACACCAAAGTTCTTTGTATTGGCCGGAGCTTATTATAGTTATCATTTAAATGGCAAGATTGATGGCGAAAAGATGGATTTCGATGCAACTTATAACAGAGATGATTATGGATTTATTTGGGGATTTGGCTTTGAATTTTATAAGGTTCAGCTAAGTTCCACCTACCGCAACAGCTTACAAGATTTTAGTCAAGATTCTTCTACAGGTGACACTAACAGATCAGCTGTATATTTTAATATGGGTTGGAGATTTTAAATCTAAATAGCCTGATTTCATAACAAATTTGAAATCAGGCCATTTTTTTAAATAAAAACCCGTCTCGTATTTTTTTGACAGCAGCTATTCTTCTAACTTTGTTTTTATGACCGATAACTCTGGTAAAATATTAAGAAGCATCCGACCAGGGAAAATTACCCTTCCCATTTTTATTGGATTGGCAGTTACCGGTTATTTTCTTTATCATGAGTTCGATGCATCTGTGATGGATGCTTTTACATTTTCCTTCCAATCAATTTTCTGGTTTTTTGTATCCTTTTTAATGATAGCAGCCAGAGATTTAGGGTATATTTATCGCATACGTCTTTTGAGCGGAACACAAATAACCTGGCGAAAAGCTTTTAACATAATTATGTTGTGGGAGTTCACTTCTGCTATTACTCCTTCTGCAATAGGTGGAACAAGTGTTGCAATTTTCTTTATCAACAAAGAAGGAATCAAAATTGGCCGAAGTACAGCCATTGTAATGGTAACCTCCTTTCTGGATGAATTGTATTTTATTATAACATTTCCTCTCATCCTGCTTTTCATCGGACGAACTGATATTTTTGCTTTTGGCAATTCAATCGAGAACAGTCTGCCCTTTTATAAAAACCAATTTTTAATGTTTGCTCTTGCCGGTTATATTGTAAAACTGGCATATACAATCGTTATAAGCTATGGTCTTTTTGTTAATCCACGTGGATTGAAATGGTTATTACTTTGGATTTTTAAATTACCTATTATTAGACGATGGAGACCACAGGCAAACGAGTCCGGATCTGATTTAATTGCCGCTTCGAAGGAATTTAAGACTTGGCCCTTTAAAAATTGGCTCAAAGCTTTTATGGCAACTGCATTCAGCTGGACCTCCCGTTACTGGATTGTAAACTCGCTCATTTTGGCATTTTTCGGATTCCATTTCCTCGGATGGAATGATCACATTCTGATATTTGGCAAACAATTGGTAATGTGGATTATGATGCTGGTTAGTCCAACACCCGGAGGTAGTGGATTTGCAGAGTGGGTATTTAAAGAGTTTCTTTCAACCATGATACCTATTGGCACAGGTGTTGCTATGGCTTTTATGTGGCGGGTTGTAAGCTACTATCCATACCTGTTAATCGGGGCTTTTATTGTACCTCGCTGGATAAAGAAGCACTTTGTGAAAGGTTAGTTGTATTTGACAAACGCCATGTATTATGTGACAAACAAACTGTTATTCAATTATATAAATCCATAACTTGGGCCTGTATAATTATATGTGTATATAATGGCCCTACACAAGTACCAGATCCTCTTCGTCCTGAGTCTTATTTTAATAGCTACAGGATGTAAGCAACGAAAAAAAAATAGTACTTCAGAATCCTTGCAAACTCAAAAAGAGTTGGTCGTTTATTGCGAAAACTCAATGCTGGGGCTGATTTTGAACCTTAAAGAGCAATTTGAAATACAATACAATTGCAAAGTAAGAGTTCAGAATGATTGTGCTCAAAATTTAATGGACCTGATTAGTTACACAGGTAAAGGTGACCTTTACATACCTTCTTCAACAGCTACTTTTGAAAAATTTTACCAGGAAACAGGCCAGGCTTTGATGGATTCAGTTTTTATTGGATATAATTCTTTGACTTTCATGGTAAAGAAGGGTAATCCTACAAATTTCGATGGAAGATTCTCATCTCTGCTGAAAGATAAATACTCTTTAATCATAGCTAATCCGGAAACAAGCTCTATCGGTTTTGAAACAAGGAAATTATTACAAACTCAAAATGTTTATGACAGGCTGTTACCTAAAATAGTTGCCCTTACATCCGACTCAAAAGGACTGATAAAAGAACTGAAAAATGACAAGGTAGATATTGTTATTGACTGGGAAAGTAACTACTTTGTTAATGGAAATCGCAATTATGTTGATATTATCAAACCTGATCTGCAAAATAATTTACATATACCCATTTTTGCAACAAGTCTTTCATGTAGCTCAGAACCAGTACTTACCAAAGCCTTTCTAAATTTCACCAACACCCAATTAAATGAAAACAGATTAAGTAAATACGGTTTTACTAAAAGGAAAACGATAATTTTTTAAATTTATACGTTCGTAAAACACAGTTAGTTTAATTTACATCTTGTGGGTAAGAATCAAAAAACATCCAAAATATTCTACTTTAAAGAGCCAATTGTTAACAAGCTCTACCTATTGTTAGCTATCTATTTAATTACAATAGGTGCCATCATTAGTATCGAAAATTATTTCGACAGTTCTTATGCTTCCAAATACAGAAAGGCTATTCAAAATCAGGAACAACTGGCCAAACTAGAGCATCTACTACACAAAAACCTTCTGGAACTAAACATCGCTTTTAAAAGTTATCCATCTGTTAATGTCAATCAACAGCTAACTAATATTGAAAATGAAATTGCTGATCTTACTGAGCGTAGCATTGAGATTATTAATGTAATTGATCAGGGTGGAAATATAGAGGATAAAAGAGCAGTAAACCTTCACACGCAGGATGTCATCACAAATGTCATCACCTACAATGAAGATAGTTATACCGGATCGATTAGAGAAGTAAGAGAATTAGCACCTTTAATCAATACAATGCACAGTCTTTCGGAAAGAGTAGCCCGAAAAATTGAAGCAACATTAAAAGAGCCCGATGGATATAACAATGTAGCCAAAGCAACTGATCTTTACATTAAGCAAGCTGAGTCAAAACTGGAAAGACTGCATGAAATTGAGAACAAAATCTCATACGATATTAACAAAAGGTTAGTAACCTTAAATAACGAAAGCATAAACGTGCTTAAACGTTACAATAACCTTAAGTACCTTTCATTAATAGTATTTACTCTATTTGTAGTTTTTCTGACTTATTTCCTTTTATCGCAAATACGTAATCTGATTCTTAATCAACGAAAAGCAGAACAAAATAACCGTAAACTGATACAGGCTGTTGAACAAAGTCCGATCTCCATTATGATTACCGACACACAAGGTAACGTTGAGTATGTAAACAAAGGATTTAAATCGCTTGCCGGATTCTCCAAGTCTGAATTAAATAGTGGAAATACAAACTTCTTTCAGTTACAGGACGACACCAATGAGTTTGCTGAGGTATTGTGGCAAACCATTCAGGAAGGACAAGTTTGGACTGGTGAAATTTCCAGTAATAAAGACAATGGTGCTGTTTTCTGGGAGAAAGTTTTGATATCACCTGTATTAAGTGAAGACAAAACCATCTCGAATTACATTGCAATTAAAGAAGATACAACAGAGAAAAAGCTTCTTACTGAGTCCTTGAAAGAATCAAACAAAACCCTTTCTACGATAACAGAAAATCTTCCTGTGGGTATTTTAATCGTTGACAGCGAGAAGAAAGTAATTCAACTCAATCAGACCGCTGCTAAAATTATGGGATTCAAAACCATTTCCCAAGCAATGGCTCATTTCAGAACCCATTCATATCAGGAGTTATTTGTCACCAATAAAAAGGACGAATACAAAGATG contains:
- a CDS encoding RNA-binding protein, translated to MMNIFISNLTYAITDGDLQELFEEYGQVSSAKIITDRETRKSRGFGFVEMPDAEAGRKAIEELDRAEYDGRVINVKEAEARPQRSNNNRGGNGGGNRRRY
- a CDS encoding mechanosensitive ion channel domain-containing protein; amino-acid sequence: MKEFFTQNFKSEDLLLPIIFSILLLIAAWFAGVLLIRLLRKAIHREHNRVIEKVVKLVKTPIKLLTVVLAISLINYYFKDSIDINGGKIIFIILVFTITYLAIAIIRSIKHFILSSYNILDADNLKARKIHTQMRVFERLLIFLVTFIGMSVALLSFEKVREIGLSLLASAGIAGIIIGFAAQKSLSLLLAGFQIAITQPIRLDDVVIVEGEWGWIEEITLTYVVVRIWDKRRLIVPINYFIEKPFQNWTRQSADILGTVFIYVDYGFPVEKMREEMSRILPDIQEWDGEVNVLQVTDATEKTMELRALVSAKDSPKAWDLRVRLREELIQFMQREYPDYLPKARIEFEKENNLDSKEKVLE
- a CDS encoding NUDIX hydrolase N-terminal domain-containing protein, encoding MDYLNTIKRIKALAETGLVYAQNGYEIERNQELIDLSKELMAAIVNQPIETIDRFYLPPKEYPTPKVDVRGFILNEKDEILMAKEVMDGKWTIPGGWADIGFTPAEIAVKEVEEETGIQSEVVRLLAVYDKRCHNHPASPFYVYKIVFLCCMTGGELRGAFDIEDSGWFKLDSLPELSEDRIVQSQMEELFQLAKNDTLPVVFD
- a CDS encoding M20/M25/M40 family metallo-hydrolase, which gives rise to MNLKRSNLLLFCALIVTPLFAQNQTERLKNHVYTLASDSLEGRGLGTVGKIKAFNYIAEQFKEIGLTPLCENYQHQFTFMENLMRVPATNVVGMLEGNDPELKSEYIVIGAHYDHLGYREKDGEKIIYNGADDNASGVATVIETARYLKQNQSKLKYSVIFVAFDAEESGLVGSRYFLSDKVIDPAKVKFMFSVDMVGMYSSIGSLRLQGMALLKDGDEMAQSIAIKNKLIIAKANTTKVELTDTKSFADYGIPATHLFTGLKSPYHKPEDTADKLDYEGMNTICTFLCKLSEEIATQDMLVAHRKATQEIPPVTIGGKIGMGSSRLVFNDEQLQTIPRFAIEPGLFAQIKITRSLFLQPEVVYDIHSYKVNDSKINMQSITTPVSLMLKTYNNDMFTPKFFVLAGAYYSYHLNGKIDGEKMDFDATYNRDDYGFIWGFGFEFYKVQLSSTYRNSLQDFSQDSSTGDTNRSAVYFNMGWRF
- a CDS encoding PQQ-dependent sugar dehydrogenase, translating into MKKIVLTTFILFALIAVGFIWLKPTEPKAIPIQESEELFKNYCMGCHNAQKSSFVNRKWFFGNGRDEIFNSIKNGRQSYGMPSFQDGLSDDQIYGLADYIKQLSSQTDEKEEEYTISESGVHHSEVQDFTVETVVDGLDVPWGLEFLPNGDLLINERDGKMIRFTKSGEEQEITGLPEIVAKGQGGLLDIELHPDYEKNGWLYFTYSSPNEEDPKLASTAVMRARLKGNQLVDQERIFLAMPQTETRHHYGSKLEFDKDGYLYFSVGDRGNRDRHPQYLDNDCGKIHRINDDGSIPDDNPFVNDKDARPTIYSYGHRNPQGVCMHPFTGRIWTDEHGPKGGDELNLIEKGKNYGWPVISFGINYNGTTFTIDTAKAGMEQPIIYWIPSIAPCGMTFVKGDRYPNWKNNILTGSLSFHYLHRVELDGEKVVNQERLLEGIGRVRNVEMSPDGYIYVAVEKPGKILKLIPQ
- the rarD gene encoding EamA family transporter RarD, whose product is MTNDNQGQAKGYLYTAQAFVSWGLLPIYWKLLSHLPAIEILAHRILWSLIFVVVFLYIRGKLHLGAIFKNKKSLLTLIITGLLVGSNWGVYIYAVNAGQIVEASLGYYITPLVNVVLGMIFLQERLSKIQLIALLLAAVSVLYLTVDYGQFPWIAVYLAFSFGLYGLLKKKSGVDSLPALAIETLVLTPFALTYVVWKMVDGTGHLFAGDILTDTLLILAGVVTTLPLYWFAQGAKRITLTSVGFMQYIGPTIMLLLGIYIYKEGFPLEQKIAFSFIWLALAFYSYTIIFKSRRVK
- a CDS encoding DMT family transporter, encoding MDRKIIVKAYAAMFAGLIIIGFSAILIKSAEAPGLITAFYRVFIASLVLIIPFLFRYRKIVVIPTKGIGMAILGGIAFGFDTALWSTAIEISNATIPTLMANLAPLWVGFGAMIFFKEKQRKGFWIGLTITLIGILLMVSHSYISKDGLLVSILLSLIAGMFYGTYYLITQKGRQLMDTLQYLSITSFSAALVLGVIVCFSDFSFTGYSDRTWVIYLVYGIGIHVIGWTLINYAQGYLRATTVSPTLLGQPVLTAFFAWLILGESLSVWQISGGIVVFAGIYVVNYSRLKQR
- a CDS encoding TonB-dependent receptor encodes the protein MVLICSILVTGQNDTLSTRHTKYINEIVINAPVYIQKQERWPGAVSMIDSLQILSGNSYQLSEQINTVPGVIMQQGTMSTNRITIRGVGSRTPYESNRIKAYWGEMPLTNGDGVTSIEDLSLSDISALQVLKGPSSALYGGGLGGVIFIDPWSSLLAKNTMKFKSEYGSFSTLSNQLDVGFKLNQTGLYTFSIGQLHTYGWRENSEFDRYNFTIKVKQSVGKSYLHFLYNFRYLNGQIPSSIDSTNFFEDPKKAAYTWKAIKGYEESNKHLANLGFSSPISSKANNVLNLFYNYSDLNELRPFNRLDETRSGLGLRNKFTYINNGFRTDVGAELMWEQNDLSFYSVDAESKDELLNTNEINRSYINVFALIEYQLNDKWTFQGSGNLNRTFYSTIDDNSGEKYVHRYKWVVSPRLGINYNFYRQMYLYGSIGHGFSAPSVEEAQMPDASFNADINAEEGMNVDFGYRFISSDNQTRLDLTLYWMSLKNLLVTKRESDAVFYGVNAGSTDHKGLEFSFNQILFEIENYRQFDLSVGYFTSLNEFREFNDEGTDFSGNKLPGIPDYSLALDGHFYLKPFHLYANFKSFGRQYLNDANTKSYHGYNKTGAKLAIDLIIRNVKINLYLGADNLFDTHYASMVLINAPSFGNNKPRYYYPGLPFNVYGGMSLRF